From the genome of Geobacter sp. SVR, one region includes:
- a CDS encoding ANTAR domain-containing response regulator has translation MKTILICDDEPVIRMNLKAMLTEMGFDEVLECGDGQSCVEMALAAFPDMVVLDVAMPKMDGITAAAEIRKKLKVPVLLLTNCYDPQSVKRAAENGIAAFLTKPIRQQDLLPAIEIAVAHTEQVEGLKEKIEDLKETIENRKVIEKAKGALMHAESLSESEAYRVMQKMAMDKRKSLRQVADGILKAG, from the coding sequence ATGAAAACGATACTGATCTGTGACGATGAGCCTGTTATCAGGATGAACCTGAAGGCCATGCTGACTGAGATGGGATTCGACGAAGTGCTGGAGTGCGGAGATGGTCAAAGCTGCGTGGAAATGGCCCTGGCAGCCTTTCCTGACATGGTGGTGCTGGATGTCGCCATGCCGAAAATGGACGGCATAACTGCTGCAGCCGAGATCCGCAAAAAACTGAAGGTCCCTGTACTGCTCCTGACCAACTGCTATGATCCCCAGAGCGTAAAGCGGGCGGCTGAGAACGGAATTGCCGCTTTTTTAACCAAACCGATACGCCAGCAGGACCTGCTGCCTGCAATCGAAATCGCTGTGGCCCATACGGAACAGGTGGAAGGGCTCAAGGAAAAAATCGAGGATCTCAAGGAAACCATTGAAAACCGCAAGGTCATCGAAAAGGCAAAGGGAGCATTGATGCATGCGGAGAGCCTGTCGGAATCGGAAGCGTACCGGGTCATGCAGAAGATGGCCATGGACAAGCGCAAAAGCCTGAGGCAGGTAGCAGACGGCATTTTAAA
- a CDS encoding ATP-binding protein, with translation MDESIFRAIFDHCGDANFLLDLSGNVLEVNRESCNRYGYPRDEFLRMTIHQIDSLDEGVDIPLKLALLMQQGQALFDTVHLASNGRRIPTEVNARLIVLGSRQFIACTCHDLSKRSRASRKLSISHGRYRQIANLSSDYFYSCIRKKDHPYRIEWIGGAVETITAYAKRELFAKGSWLTLVHEEDAGRVTDLLHGMAAGDSQSMEYRLVTKSGSIRWISSTCRCEVGDASGELRLFGTSQDITLYKKIAAKRHMQQRWQDALLKLYRLTEETCEAILDFGLEEALSLTGSEIGYICFYDEECELFTLHSWSSSVMQQCAIQEKLTTYPLDHTGLWGEAVRQRRAMITNDYSSSPCKKGFPQGHVPLVRHMNLPIFRGNRIVAVIGVANKAEDYGEDEVKQLGLFMDGIWNVIERHRAEEQLARAKEAAEAANLAKTEFLTVMSHEIRTPMNGIIGLTQLLSSTNPSDEQKEYLQDIKTSTDSLLQIINDMLDLSRIEAGRFELDRTEFPLKIMLNEALKPLLVRIQSKGLTFSLDIGDDVPEHVSGDQLRLKQIIINLVGNALKFTECGGIALEVRLESRDKHQALLHFAVTDTGIGIPPEAHDRVFAPFTQADPSTTRKYGGTGLGLSISRRLVEHMGGRIWVESEPGNGSAFHFTAQFGLVIRKAEKKPRPVAEQRSLLTWEGRSLHILLAEDHDINRNLTVAILKRLGHSVTAAENGRIALENWGQERFDIILMDVEMPEMDGWQTTNRIRETEKPGEAHVPIIALTAHAIKGNRESLLQSGFDGYVSKPINFEELCTEIKRLVAA, from the coding sequence GTGGACGAATCGATATTCCGTGCCATCTTCGACCACTGCGGGGATGCAAACTTCCTCCTCGACCTCAGCGGCAATGTCCTGGAGGTGAACCGGGAGAGCTGCAACCGTTACGGCTATCCCCGCGACGAATTCCTGCGCATGACCATTCATCAGATCGATTCACTGGACGAGGGGGTGGACATCCCCCTGAAGCTGGCCCTGCTGATGCAGCAAGGGCAGGCGCTCTTCGACACCGTACACCTTGCCAGCAACGGCAGGAGGATTCCCACCGAAGTGAATGCCCGGCTGATCGTGCTGGGCTCCCGGCAATTCATCGCCTGCACCTGCCATGACCTCTCCAAACGCAGCAGAGCCTCCAGAAAACTCTCCATCTCGCACGGCCGTTACCGCCAGATTGCCAACCTGAGCTCGGACTATTTCTACTCCTGCATCCGCAAGAAAGACCACCCCTACCGTATCGAATGGATCGGCGGCGCCGTGGAAACCATCACCGCCTATGCAAAAAGGGAGCTGTTCGCGAAAGGTTCATGGCTGACACTGGTTCATGAGGAGGACGCGGGGCGGGTCACGGATCTCCTGCACGGCATGGCTGCGGGGGACAGCCAGAGCATGGAGTACCGCCTGGTGACAAAATCGGGCAGCATACGCTGGATCAGCAGCACCTGCCGCTGCGAAGTCGGCGACGCGTCCGGGGAACTGCGGCTTTTCGGCACTTCACAGGATATTACCCTCTACAAAAAGATCGCCGCGAAGAGGCACATGCAGCAGAGGTGGCAGGATGCCCTGCTCAAGCTCTATCGCCTGACCGAAGAAACCTGCGAGGCCATTCTTGATTTCGGTCTGGAGGAAGCGCTCAGCCTGACCGGAAGCGAGATCGGCTACATCTGCTTTTACGACGAGGAATGCGAGCTCTTTACCCTCCACTCCTGGTCCTCGTCCGTCATGCAGCAATGCGCGATCCAGGAAAAGCTGACCACCTATCCCCTGGACCATACCGGTCTGTGGGGAGAGGCGGTCCGGCAGCGCCGGGCAATGATCACCAACGACTACTCCTCCAGCCCCTGCAAAAAAGGGTTTCCCCAGGGGCATGTGCCGCTGGTGCGGCATATGAACCTGCCGATTTTCCGTGGCAACCGGATCGTGGCGGTGATCGGAGTCGCCAACAAAGCAGAGGATTATGGCGAAGACGAGGTTAAACAGCTCGGGCTGTTCATGGACGGCATCTGGAACGTGATCGAACGGCACCGGGCCGAGGAACAGCTGGCCCGCGCCAAAGAGGCTGCCGAAGCCGCCAACCTGGCCAAGACCGAATTTTTGACCGTCATGAGCCATGAAATCCGTACTCCCATGAACGGCATCATCGGCCTGACCCAGCTGTTAAGCAGCACCAATCCCAGCGATGAGCAGAAGGAATACCTGCAGGACATCAAGACCTCCACCGACAGTCTTCTGCAGATCATCAACGACATGCTCGATCTTTCTCGGATCGAGGCGGGCCGGTTCGAACTGGATCGCACCGAATTTCCGCTGAAGATCATGCTGAATGAGGCTCTCAAGCCTCTGCTGGTGCGGATCCAGTCCAAGGGGCTGACCTTCTCGCTGGACATCGGCGACGACGTGCCCGAACATGTGTCAGGGGACCAGTTGCGCCTGAAGCAGATCATCATCAACCTGGTCGGCAATGCCCTCAAGTTCACCGAATGCGGAGGCATCGCCCTGGAGGTCCGCCTCGAATCCCGTGACAAGCACCAGGCACTGCTTCATTTCGCGGTCACCGACACCGGCATCGGCATTCCGCCGGAGGCTCATGACAGGGTCTTTGCCCCCTTCACCCAGGCCGATCCGTCCACCACCAGAAAATACGGCGGCACCGGTCTCGGGCTGAGTATTTCGCGGCGGCTTGTCGAACACATGGGGGGCAGGATCTGGGTGGAGAGCGAGCCGGGCAATGGCAGCGCCTTCCATTTCACGGCACAGTTCGGGCTGGTGATCAGAAAGGCCGAGAAAAAACCGCGGCCGGTGGCCGAGCAGAGGAGTCTGCTGACGTGGGAGGGGCGTTCGCTGCACATCCTGCTGGCAGAGGATCACGATATCAACCGTAACCTGACCGTGGCTATTCTGAAAAGGCTGGGGCATTCGGTGACGGCGGCGGAAAACGGCAGGATTGCACTGGAAAACTGGGGGCAGGAACGTTTCGATATCATCCTGATGGATGTGGAAATGCCGGAGATGGATGGGTGGCAGACAACCAACCGGATCAGGGAGACGGAAAAACCGGGGGAGGCCCATGTGCCGATCATTGCCCTTACCGCCCACGCCATCAAAGGCAATCGGGAGAGCCTGCTGCAATCGGGCTTTGACGGATATGTCTCGAAACCGATCAATTTCGAGGAGCTGTGCACCGAGATCAAGCGGCTGGTAGCCGCCTGA
- a CDS encoding (Fe-S)-binding protein, with the protein MIPSPIIFALLLAASLSIFAWGCWRRFSLLALGRPEARFDNVGQRVREMLVYAFGQKRVLAKPFGINHVVIFWSFLILLVANGEFILNGLFPHSIKLIRLPYALYVPLAFMIDIASALALTAVVIAAIRRVMSPPFPQARTAEAFVILTLIALLMCAYFLMNGSELAAVMYRSTDPAAFIAGAGKVMPVSALVAGLLPQTLLEPIHGAAWWLHALALLIFISYLPNSKHMHILTAIPNCFFRRLDRPNTQPREEFALGNSFGIDRVDRFTWKDLLDTFACTECGRCQNVCPAGLTGKPLNPRGIIHDIKNNLLENGPLLKQGQKPRQTLIGEGGEEHCCEEAIWACTTCGACMEACPVFIEQMPKIVEMRRYLVQTEAQFPEELLNLFENMEGRSNPWGIAPSERTKWCAQMDVKTFDKDCEYLFYVGCAGSFDSRNKHVTVALAQLLDKAGISWGILGKDEKCCGDSLRRLGNEYVFDRMARENVALFRERGVKKVIVQCPHCFSTLKNDYRQYGLELEVVHHSQLLGSLVQEGRLKLDKATAEFGTTVFHDSCYLGRHNDVYDAPREVIEAATGSAPAEMERNRNKAFCCGAGGGRMWMEEHSGERINLTRVREALQEKPDTICVSCPYCMTMFEDGLKDVKGEGVRVRDVAEVLAEAVLR; encoded by the coding sequence ATGATACCCAGCCCAATCATATTCGCACTACTCCTTGCAGCCTCACTTTCCATCTTTGCCTGGGGATGCTGGCGCCGGTTCAGCCTGCTCGCCCTCGGCCGGCCCGAAGCACGTTTCGACAACGTCGGTCAGCGCGTGCGTGAAATGCTGGTGTATGCCTTTGGCCAGAAGCGGGTGCTTGCCAAGCCCTTCGGCATCAATCATGTCGTCATTTTCTGGTCGTTTCTGATCCTGCTCGTCGCCAATGGCGAGTTCATCCTGAACGGCCTTTTCCCCCACAGCATCAAGCTGATCAGGCTGCCGTACGCACTGTACGTGCCGCTGGCCTTCATGATCGATATCGCTTCCGCGCTGGCCCTGACCGCTGTCGTGATCGCGGCCATACGCCGGGTCATGTCGCCCCCCTTTCCTCAGGCGCGTACTGCGGAAGCCTTCGTGATCCTGACCCTGATCGCCCTGCTGATGTGCGCCTACTTCCTCATGAACGGCTCGGAACTGGCTGCGGTCATGTACCGTTCCACCGATCCGGCTGCCTTCATTGCCGGCGCAGGAAAGGTCATGCCTGTTTCGGCCCTGGTGGCCGGCCTGCTGCCGCAGACGCTGCTTGAGCCGATCCACGGTGCTGCCTGGTGGCTGCATGCCCTGGCTTTGCTTATCTTCATCAGCTACCTGCCCAACAGCAAGCACATGCATATCCTCACCGCCATCCCCAACTGCTTTTTCCGGCGGCTGGACAGGCCAAACACGCAGCCGCGCGAGGAATTCGCGTTGGGCAACAGTTTCGGGATCGACCGGGTCGACCGCTTTACCTGGAAAGACCTGCTGGATACGTTTGCCTGCACCGAGTGCGGACGGTGCCAGAATGTCTGCCCGGCCGGCCTGACCGGCAAACCGCTTAATCCGCGCGGCATTATCCACGACATCAAGAACAACCTGCTGGAAAACGGACCGCTGCTGAAGCAGGGGCAGAAGCCCCGTCAGACGCTGATCGGCGAGGGGGGTGAGGAACACTGCTGCGAGGAAGCCATCTGGGCCTGCACCACCTGCGGCGCCTGCATGGAAGCCTGTCCGGTCTTTATCGAGCAGATGCCCAAAATCGTCGAAATGCGGCGTTATCTGGTGCAGACCGAAGCGCAGTTTCCGGAAGAGCTGCTCAACCTGTTCGAAAACATGGAAGGACGCAGCAATCCCTGGGGCATCGCCCCCTCGGAGCGCACCAAGTGGTGCGCGCAGATGGATGTCAAAACCTTTGACAAGGACTGCGAGTACCTGTTCTACGTCGGCTGTGCCGGCTCCTTCGATTCCCGCAACAAGCATGTCACCGTGGCGCTGGCGCAGCTGCTGGACAAGGCCGGGATCTCCTGGGGCATTCTGGGCAAGGACGAGAAATGCTGCGGTGACAGTCTGAGACGATTGGGCAATGAATACGTGTTCGACCGGATGGCCAGGGAGAACGTGGCCCTGTTCAGGGAGCGCGGCGTCAAGAAGGTCATCGTGCAGTGTCCGCACTGCTTTTCAACCCTCAAGAACGATTACCGCCAGTACGGACTGGAGTTGGAGGTGGTGCACCACTCCCAACTGCTGGGCAGTCTGGTGCAGGAGGGCAGGCTGAAGCTGGACAAGGCTACGGCCGAGTTCGGCACCACCGTGTTCCACGATTCCTGCTACTTGGGACGGCACAACGACGTTTACGATGCCCCCCGGGAGGTGATCGAGGCAGCCACCGGCTCCGCCCCCGCCGAAATGGAGCGCAATCGCAACAAGGCCTTCTGCTGCGGAGCCGGCGGTGGACGGATGTGGATGGAAGAACACAGCGGGGAACGCATCAACCTGACGCGGGTGCGTGAAGCGCTGCAGGAGAAGCCGGACACCATCTGCGTGTCATGCCCTTACTGCATGACCATGTTCGAAGATGGCCTCAAGGATGTGAAGGGAGAAGGAGTACGGGTGCGCGATGTGGCCGAAGTGCTGGCGGAGGCGGTATTGCGCTGA
- a CDS encoding electron transfer flavoprotein subunit alpha, with the protein MTDLKTKPKKPRGVAQLIAGACIACGARCQSVCPVNCVEMNDAGEPIIDASKCIGCQKCVKICPATALEMYFTPEEQKILAELSASAAPVEEEPDPEAVALAAKLALYRGVWVFIEQTEGEPAKVSWELLGVGRELADKLGVELSAMVIGENVEHLCRESFCHGATKAYLLDAPVYRHYRTDAYLEACCHLIEKHKPEVILMGATGMGRDLAGAVATKVATGLTADCTGLSIDTKRNLMQTRPAFGGNIMATIMCDKFRPQMATVRPNVMPMPERKEGAEGTIVRESFTVPEESVLAKVIDIIRDSHGKSQVDITGAEFIVSGGRGMMSPENFSILQELADELGGVVGASRSAVDAGWMPTDRQVGQTGKTVRPKIYIACGISGAIQHLVGMQDSDMVIAINRDRQAPIFEVATYGIVGDLFQVVPAITAHIRALKQQQKTP; encoded by the coding sequence ATGACCGATCTTAAAACAAAGCCCAAAAAACCGCGCGGCGTGGCGCAACTGATCGCCGGGGCCTGTATCGCCTGCGGGGCCCGCTGCCAGAGTGTCTGTCCCGTCAACTGCGTGGAAATGAACGATGCGGGCGAGCCGATCATCGATGCCTCCAAATGCATCGGATGCCAGAAATGCGTCAAGATCTGCCCGGCGACCGCACTGGAGATGTACTTTACCCCCGAGGAGCAGAAGATTCTGGCTGAATTGTCTGCCTCGGCAGCGCCGGTTGAGGAGGAGCCCGATCCGGAAGCTGTTGCCCTGGCAGCCAAGCTGGCCCTGTATCGCGGCGTATGGGTCTTCATCGAGCAGACCGAGGGAGAGCCGGCAAAAGTCTCCTGGGAACTGCTCGGAGTCGGCCGGGAACTGGCTGACAAATTGGGCGTCGAACTCTCCGCAATGGTGATCGGCGAAAATGTGGAGCATCTCTGCCGGGAGTCATTCTGTCATGGTGCGACCAAGGCCTATCTGCTGGATGCGCCGGTCTATCGGCACTACCGTACCGATGCCTATCTGGAGGCCTGCTGCCACCTGATCGAGAAACACAAGCCCGAAGTGATCCTGATGGGGGCAACCGGCATGGGGCGCGATCTGGCCGGAGCCGTGGCCACCAAGGTTGCGACCGGGCTGACCGCCGACTGCACCGGCCTCTCCATCGATACAAAACGCAATCTGATGCAAACCCGGCCCGCCTTTGGCGGCAACATCATGGCTACCATCATGTGCGACAAGTTCCGTCCGCAGATGGCAACCGTGCGGCCGAACGTCATGCCCATGCCGGAGCGCAAGGAGGGGGCCGAGGGAACCATTGTCCGCGAATCGTTCACCGTTCCGGAGGAGAGCGTACTCGCCAAGGTGATCGACATCATCCGCGACAGCCACGGCAAGAGCCAGGTGGATATCACCGGAGCGGAGTTCATTGTTTCAGGGGGGCGCGGCATGATGTCCCCGGAGAACTTCTCGATTCTGCAGGAGCTGGCCGACGAGCTCGGCGGGGTGGTAGGGGCCTCGCGCAGTGCGGTGGATGCCGGCTGGATGCCGACCGACCGCCAGGTGGGACAGACCGGAAAAACGGTGCGCCCCAAAATCTACATTGCCTGCGGCATCTCCGGTGCCATCCAGCACCTGGTGGGCATGCAGGATTCGGATATGGTGATCGCCATCAACCGCGACCGTCAGGCGCCGATCTTCGAGGTCGCCACCTATGGTATCGTCGGCGACCTGTTCCAGGTGGTGCCGGCCATTACTGCACACATCCGAGCACTGAAACAACAGCAGAAGACACCGTAA
- a CDS encoding electron transfer flavoprotein subunit beta/FixA family protein gives MLIVACIKQVPDTTQVQIDPVTNTLVREGIPFIVNPYDTHALEEALRLKDRFGCGVVAISMGPPNAEATLKKALALGVDKAILLSDRVFGGADTLATSNVLAAAIGKLNAEMDEVGLVLCGKQTIDGDTAQVGPGIASRLNYQQLTLVDRIEMLDPVNKKIRVSRKLEGRHEIVEAPLPAMLTVVRELNRPRYPKVPMRLMAAEAQVEVWNNQVLKLDEQKIGLKGSPTWVSKIFSPERVQGEILGDGYADPQGTARLLIEKLLAKDMLPL, from the coding sequence ATGCTCATTGTTGCCTGCATCAAACAAGTGCCCGATACCACCCAGGTCCAGATCGACCCGGTTACCAACACCCTGGTACGGGAGGGGATTCCCTTTATCGTCAACCCATATGATACCCACGCCCTGGAAGAGGCGCTGCGGCTCAAGGATCGTTTCGGATGCGGCGTGGTAGCCATTTCCATGGGGCCCCCCAATGCCGAGGCCACCTTGAAGAAGGCCCTGGCTCTGGGGGTCGATAAAGCGATCCTGCTGTCCGACCGGGTTTTCGGGGGAGCTGACACCCTGGCCACCAGCAATGTGCTGGCCGCTGCCATCGGCAAGCTGAACGCGGAGATGGATGAGGTAGGCCTGGTGCTGTGCGGGAAGCAGACCATCGATGGCGATACTGCCCAGGTCGGCCCCGGCATTGCCAGTCGGCTCAACTATCAGCAGCTCACCCTGGTGGACCGCATCGAAATGCTCGACCCGGTCAACAAAAAGATCCGCGTCAGCCGCAAGCTAGAAGGGCGCCACGAAATAGTCGAGGCTCCCTTGCCGGCCATGTTGACCGTTGTGCGCGAGCTGAACCGGCCGCGCTACCCCAAGGTACCGATGCGGCTGATGGCAGCCGAAGCCCAAGTGGAGGTCTGGAATAACCAGGTGCTCAAACTGGATGAGCAGAAGATCGGCCTGAAAGGCTCTCCCACCTGGGTTTCCAAGATCTTTTCTCCCGAACGGGTGCAGGGAGAGATCCTGGGGGACGGGTATGCCGACCCGCAGGGGACCGCCCGGCTCCTGATCGAAAAGCTGCTGGCCAAGGATATGCTGCCGTTGTGA
- the gdhA gene encoding NADP-specific glutamate dehydrogenase, whose translation MSKLDEKIAGIYQEVLHRNPGETEFHQAVLEVLESLGPVVSKHPEYLERKIIERICEPERQIIFRVPWQDDKGQVHINRGFRVEFNSALGPYKGGLRFHPSVYLGIIKFLGFEQIFKNSLTGMPIGGGKGGSDFDPKGRSDDEIMRFCQSFMTELYRHIGEHTDVPAGDIGVGGREIGYMFGQYKRITNRWEAGVLTGKGLKFGGSLVRPEATGYGATYFINEALKVRKESFDGKTCLVSGSGNVAIYTIEKIHQLGGTCIACSDSNGVIIDEKGLDVELIKQLKEVERRRIQDYATYHKHAKYIANGNIWDIPCQVAMPSATQNEINGKDAATLVKNGCIAVGEGANMPTTPEGVKVFLDAKIAYGPGKAANAGGVATSALEMQQNAQRDSWSFEETEKKLEHIMVNIHRLCYETSEEYGTPGNYVLGANIAGFVKVADAMVAHGLV comes from the coding sequence ATGTCCAAGCTTGACGAAAAGATTGCCGGCATCTATCAGGAGGTTCTCCATCGCAATCCCGGAGAAACCGAGTTCCACCAAGCGGTCCTGGAAGTTCTGGAGTCTCTCGGACCGGTTGTCAGCAAACACCCTGAATACCTGGAACGCAAGATCATCGAACGCATTTGCGAACCGGAACGCCAGATCATCTTCCGGGTACCCTGGCAGGACGACAAGGGACAGGTCCACATCAACCGCGGCTTCCGGGTCGAGTTCAACAGCGCCCTCGGCCCCTACAAGGGGGGCCTCCGCTTTCACCCGTCGGTCTACCTGGGCATCATCAAGTTCCTCGGTTTCGAACAGATCTTCAAGAACTCCCTGACCGGCATGCCGATCGGCGGCGGCAAAGGGGGCTCCGACTTCGATCCCAAGGGCAGGTCCGATGATGAGATCATGCGTTTCTGCCAGAGCTTCATGACCGAGCTCTACCGCCACATCGGAGAGCACACCGATGTCCCGGCTGGCGATATCGGCGTGGGGGGACGCGAGATCGGCTACATGTTCGGCCAGTACAAGCGCATCACCAACCGCTGGGAGGCCGGCGTTCTGACCGGCAAAGGGCTCAAGTTCGGCGGCTCGCTCGTTCGTCCGGAAGCTACGGGTTATGGCGCCACCTACTTCATCAACGAGGCGCTGAAGGTCCGCAAAGAGTCCTTTGACGGCAAGACCTGCCTCGTCTCAGGCTCCGGCAACGTGGCTATCTACACCATCGAAAAGATCCACCAGCTCGGCGGCACATGCATCGCCTGCTCCGACTCCAACGGCGTGATCATCGACGAGAAAGGGCTCGACGTCGAACTGATCAAACAACTGAAAGAGGTGGAGCGCCGCCGCATCCAGGATTACGCGACCTACCACAAGCATGCCAAATACATCGCCAATGGCAACATCTGGGACATCCCCTGTCAGGTGGCCATGCCGTCCGCAACCCAGAACGAAATCAACGGCAAGGATGCCGCCACGCTGGTCAAAAACGGCTGCATCGCCGTCGGTGAAGGGGCCAACATGCCCACCACACCGGAAGGGGTCAAAGTCTTCCTGGATGCCAAGATCGCCTATGGTCCCGGCAAGGCCGCCAATGCCGGCGGCGTGGCCACCTCGGCCCTCGAGATGCAGCAGAACGCCCAGCGGGACTCCTGGTCCTTCGAGGAAACCGAGAAGAAGCTGGAGCATATCATGGTCAACATCCACCGGCTCTGCTACGAGACCTCGGAAGAGTACGGCACACCGGGTAACTACGTGCTTGGCGCCAACATCGCCGGTTTCGTGAAGGTGGCGGACGCCATGGTGGCTCACGGCCTCGTGTAA